The window TCCATGACACTATATGAGGGAATAGGAAATTTAAAAATCTGAATAGTGTTGACAATATTTTTCTAGTACGCTATATTCATAATAATTAAGATTGAATTGGAGATTAGTTATGGTTTCTTCTAAAGATGTTGCGAAATATGCTGGTGTTTCACAAACAACGGTGTCACGTGTATTAAATAGTCCCGATTTGGTACAGAAAAAAACGCTCGATAAAGTACAGAATGCAATAAATGAATTGAATTATCGACCCAACTCAGTCGCACGTTCACTTGTGAATAATAAAACCAAATCAATCGCTTTACTATCAGGTCCGCTTCATAACCCTTTTTTTGCGGAGTCTACAACGTCTATTGTGAATTATGCAAAAGAAAAAGGATTTAATGTAAATGTACACTTTGAGAATTTCGGAAGTAATATGGAAGTCTATCAAGACATGGTTGAGAATACGGTTGATGGAATTATTTTATCATCCATTTTATATGAGGATTTGATCTTTGAGCGATTGAACAGGTTAGATATTCCTTTTGTAATGTTTAACCGAAAGCATAAAGAGCTTGGTCATTTTGTGGAAATGGACAATGTTCAAGCGGGACGTCTTGCAACTGCACATTTAATAAGTTTAAAGCATCAACATATTGCCTGGGTTGGAGGACCTCTGAATATGAGCACGTTTTGGGGAAGATTCGAGGGTTATAAACAAGTTCTTACAGAAGAAAAAATTCCCCTTGAGCAGCACAATATTATTATTACAGACACGAGCCGAGAATCTATTTTTAAGGAAACCGCATCCATCATGTCCCGCAAGAATCGACCTACAGCTATTTATGCTGCAACCGATTCAATCGCTATCTTTATAATGGATTATCTTCTTCAAAAGGGATACGAAATTCCTCGGGATATTAGCATTATTGGAACCGATAATGTGAATTTAAGCGCTCATGCTTCATTTCAACTTAGCACGGTTACAATAACGACAGAACAAAATCTTGGACGGATTGCAGTCGAAACGTTATTTAATCTAATTGAAGGACAGCCTTTCAGTCCATCGTTTATTCAAAAAACAATTGAAACAAGTTTATTGGCAAGGAAAACAACCCTAAAATTGTAAGGAAAGGAGAGCTATAAGTGAATATGTAGTCAAAAATTAAAACTAGCACATTGAAGCGAGTTTCTCGTACCTTAGTTATGTCCCAGCAGAAAGTGAAGCTTACTGTTTTAAGATGAAATGGTTACGTATTCATTTATTGTTAAAGAAGAAATTTGACAAGGATTTTGAAGGGAGGTGGGTGAAAGATTAGGTTCGTGAATTGATTAAAACTCTTATTAAACAAGGAGGAATAAATTTGTCAAACATTATTAAGCCAAGTAAAAAGCTGTATGTTATGGACAACGGGCGTATGAAAATGGATAAAAACTGGATGATTGCGATGCATAACCCTGCCACATTAGCAAATCCGAATGCACCTGCCGAATTTGTTGAGTTTCCTATTTACACGGTCCTGATTGATCATCCAGAAGGGAAAATCCTTTTTGACACCGCCTGTAACCCGAATTCGATGGGACAGGATGGCCGCTGGGGCCAAATGACACAGCAAATGTTTCCGATTACGATGGCAGAGGAATGTTACCTTCATAATCGTTTGGAACAATTGGGGGTTAGGCCTGAAGATATTAAATATGTAGTTGCTTCCCATCTCCATTTAGATCATGCAGGATGTTTGGAGTTGTTTACCAATGCTACAATCATTGTCCATGAGGATGAGCTGAATGGAACATTGCAGACATATGCCCGCAATCAGAAAGAGGGGGCTTATATATGGGGTGATATTGATGCATGGATTAAAAATAATCTTCAATGGCACACAATCAAACGTGGGGAAGATAATATTCAACTTGCGGAAGGAATCAATATTCTTAATTTTGGCAGCGGACATGCATGGGGAATGCTTGGATTGCAGATTGATATGCCTGACACGGGCGGAATTATTTTAGCTTCAGATGCAATTTATACGGAAGAAAGTTTTGGGCCGCCAATCAAACCGCCGGGTATTATTTATGATTCGATTGGGTATTCCACAGCAGTTGAGAAAATCCGAAGAATTGCAAAAGAAACCGATTCCGATGTGTGGTTTGGACATGATGCGAATCAATTCAAGAACTTTCGAAAATCGACCGAGGGGTACTATGAGTAATGAAGGAGGTAAAGTGATGGGCTTTTCACAACTTGTATTTGCGCCTCTTAGTTATACAGGCTGGGGAGCATTAACACAATTAGTCGCCGAGGTCGAAAAATATGACGCTCAAAAAGTTCTTGTGGTGACAGATCCTGTTTTAGAGAAGATTGGCATCACTAAACAAGTGACAGCACCACTTATCGAAAAGGGGTTTGCTGTTTCTGTCTATACAGAGGTTGTTCCAGAACCACCACTCGAAGTCGGGGAGGCACTCGTCGATTTTACGCGTAAAGGGAACTTTGATTTAGTCATTGGATTTGGCGGTGGCAGTGCGATGGATCTGGCGAAATTAGCAGCAGTACTGGCAGTTCATGAAGGTCCCGTAGCGGACTACTTGAATTTGACTGGTACGAAAAAAGTTGAGAAGAAAGGGCTCCCGAAAATACTTATTCCTACAACTGCGGGGACGGGCTCTGAAGTGACGAACATTTCCGTTCTCTCATTGGAGACAACAAAAGATGTAGTAGCGAATAATTATCTATTAGCTGATGTCGCCATTGTGGACCCGGCTTTGACGGTTTCGGTACCTCCAAGAGTGACGGCGGCAACGGGGGTGGATGCACTAACGCACGCAGTGGAAGCTTATATTTCTGTAAATGCTAGTCCGGCATCAGATGCACTTGCCTTACATGCGATTCGGCTTATAGCACATTCACTCCGGAAAGCGGTTGAAGATGGAAACAATCGGCAAGCAAGAACGGATATGAGTCAGGGAAGCTTTCTTGCGGGCTTGGCATTCTTCAATGCGGGGGTAGCCGGTGTCCATGCTTTAGCATATCCAATCGGTGGGCAATTCCATATTCCACATGGTGAATCTAATGCAGTATTACTGCCTTACGTTATGAGTTATATTCGTAAAAGTTGTACGAAGCGAATGGGCGATATTTTAGAAGCATTAGGTGGCAATAAAAGCCTGTTATCTGAAGAAGAAGCATCCTATAAATGTGTAGACGAACTGACAAGAATCGTTAAAGATGTAGGAATCCCATCAACATTAGGCGGTTTCAATATTCCAGAATCGGCACTTGAGCAATTGACTTCTGATGGTGTAAAGCAAAAGCGTATACTGGAAAGAAGTCCCCTTCCGTTGAAAGAGGATGACATACGAAAAATATATCAATCGGCATTTGATGGTGTTGTTACCGAGCCGGTTTGATTTTAGGAGTGATTTGACTTGAAAAGATATCACATGATTATTAATGGTGAAGAGGTCGGGCATGAGCTGCCGATCATTGAAGTCAGTAATCCTGCTACAGGACAAGTATTTGCAACTGTACCAAAAGGAAATGGAAAAGAGGCAGAACTTGCTGTAGATGCTGCATTTGCTGCATTTGAAAAATGGTCAGGACTGTCTGCATACGAGAGAAGTGATTTAATCCGGAATTGGTATGAGCTGATTAAGGATCATACGGAGGACCTCGCGAAAACAATGACGGAAGAGCAAGGAAAACCGCTAACTGAAGCCCGTGGTGAAATCAATTATGCGAACGGTTTTATGTCTTGGTATGCGGAAGAGGGCAAGCGAGTATACGGAGAAATGATACCGGCTACTCAGCAAAATAAACGTCTTTTTGTTCATAAACAACCCGTTGGCGTTGCGGCAGTCATTACGCCATGGAACTTCCCGGCAGCAATGATTACAAGGAAAGTGGGCCCTGCACTTGCAGCGGGCTGTACAGTCGTTATAAAACCAGCCGGTCAAACACCGCTTACTGCTATTAAGCTTGTTCAGCTGGCTGGAGAGGCAGGCATCCCTCCTGGCGTTGTTAATATCGTTACTGGGGATTCCAAAACAATTGGTGAAGCTTGGTTAAAAGATACACGTGTTAGGAAACTTACATTTACGGGATCGACGGAGGTCGGGAAAGTACTGATGCAAGGTGCCGCAGAAACAGTAAAAAAAGTATCCCTTGAATTGGGTGGACATGCGCCAGCAATCATTATGGAAGATTGCGATTTGGATAAAGCGGTAGAAGGCGTACTTGCGGCAAAGTTCCGAAACGCAGGTCAAACATGCGTCTGTATAAATCGTGTCTATGTTCAAGAATCGATTGCTGAATCATTCACTCAGAAGCTTGTTGAAAAAGCGAAGAAAATGAAGGTAGGAAATGGATTGGACGAGGGTGTTGATATTGGTCCTCTTATCGATGTTTCCGCTGTTGAAAAAGCCCAAAACCATGTTGACGATGCGACAACAAAAGGGGCGATAATCGCACTTGGCGGGGAAGGACGGGATGGACTCTTCTTTGAACCGACCATTTTAACTAATGTAACGGACGACATGGTTTGTATGTATGAGGAAACATTTGGTCCAGTTATGCCAATTAGTACATTTTCAACGGAAGAAGAGGCAATCAGACGAGCTAATGACTCGATTTATGGACTGGCTGCCTACGTCTTCACGGAGAACATATCGAGAGGAATCCGGATTACCGATAAGTTGGAGTATGGAATTATCGGTCTCAATGATGGACTTCCATCAACACCACAAGCACCATTTGGCGGCTTTAAACAGAGTGGCCTTGGGCGAGAAGGCGGTCACCATGGCATAGATGAGTATCTAGAAGTTAAATACATTTCGCTTGGTTTATAAGAAACGAAAAAAACCGCTACCGATTGATGGGGCGGTTTTGTTTGTTTTTGCAAAGAAAACTATACAATCTTAAACTGTGGAGAGGTTATAACAGGTGGTTCATTGGCAAATGAATTAAATAAAGATTCAATTGAAGAGAGTCAAGACGCAATGCTGCAAAATATGCAAATGATGTTAAAGAAGAATAAGCGATTAGCGGAAAAATTACTGGGTACTGAGATTCTCCAAAAAAGATATGACTACTTAAACGACCATGGTTTTCAGGCTTACGGTGCGGTTGTTACGGGGCCAGTCAAAGAATTATTGAAACTGCGAGAGTTAGAAGGAATCCATAGCGTTTTACTAGGCGAAATGACGTATTGGAATTGGAATAAAAGATAAATCTGATAGAATGAGAGCACATGGTTGTTTATAATTTAGAAGAAATGATTGGTGGAGGTACCGAGTATTTTTACTAAGAGGAAG of the Sporosarcina sp. FSL K6-1508 genome contains:
- a CDS encoding LacI family DNA-binding transcriptional regulator; this translates as MVSSKDVAKYAGVSQTTVSRVLNSPDLVQKKTLDKVQNAINELNYRPNSVARSLVNNKTKSIALLSGPLHNPFFAESTTSIVNYAKEKGFNVNVHFENFGSNMEVYQDMVENTVDGIILSSILYEDLIFERLNRLDIPFVMFNRKHKELGHFVEMDNVQAGRLATAHLISLKHQHIAWVGGPLNMSTFWGRFEGYKQVLTEEKIPLEQHNIIITDTSRESIFKETASIMSRKNRPTAIYAATDSIAIFIMDYLLQKGYEIPRDISIIGTDNVNLSAHASFQLSTVTITTEQNLGRIAVETLFNLIEGQPFSPSFIQKTIETSLLARKTTLKL
- the ahlS gene encoding AhlS family quorum-quenching N-acyl homoserine lactonase; translation: MSNIIKPSKKLYVMDNGRMKMDKNWMIAMHNPATLANPNAPAEFVEFPIYTVLIDHPEGKILFDTACNPNSMGQDGRWGQMTQQMFPITMAEECYLHNRLEQLGVRPEDIKYVVASHLHLDHAGCLELFTNATIIVHEDELNGTLQTYARNQKEGAYIWGDIDAWIKNNLQWHTIKRGEDNIQLAEGINILNFGSGHAWGMLGLQIDMPDTGGIILASDAIYTEESFGPPIKPPGIIYDSIGYSTAVEKIRRIAKETDSDVWFGHDANQFKNFRKSTEGYYE
- a CDS encoding iron-containing alcohol dehydrogenase, with protein sequence MGFSQLVFAPLSYTGWGALTQLVAEVEKYDAQKVLVVTDPVLEKIGITKQVTAPLIEKGFAVSVYTEVVPEPPLEVGEALVDFTRKGNFDLVIGFGGGSAMDLAKLAAVLAVHEGPVADYLNLTGTKKVEKKGLPKILIPTTAGTGSEVTNISVLSLETTKDVVANNYLLADVAIVDPALTVSVPPRVTAATGVDALTHAVEAYISVNASPASDALALHAIRLIAHSLRKAVEDGNNRQARTDMSQGSFLAGLAFFNAGVAGVHALAYPIGGQFHIPHGESNAVLLPYVMSYIRKSCTKRMGDILEALGGNKSLLSEEEASYKCVDELTRIVKDVGIPSTLGGFNIPESALEQLTSDGVKQKRILERSPLPLKEDDIRKIYQSAFDGVVTEPV
- a CDS encoding NAD-dependent succinate-semialdehyde dehydrogenase, which gives rise to MKRYHMIINGEEVGHELPIIEVSNPATGQVFATVPKGNGKEAELAVDAAFAAFEKWSGLSAYERSDLIRNWYELIKDHTEDLAKTMTEEQGKPLTEARGEINYANGFMSWYAEEGKRVYGEMIPATQQNKRLFVHKQPVGVAAVITPWNFPAAMITRKVGPALAAGCTVVIKPAGQTPLTAIKLVQLAGEAGIPPGVVNIVTGDSKTIGEAWLKDTRVRKLTFTGSTEVGKVLMQGAAETVKKVSLELGGHAPAIIMEDCDLDKAVEGVLAAKFRNAGQTCVCINRVYVQESIAESFTQKLVEKAKKMKVGNGLDEGVDIGPLIDVSAVEKAQNHVDDATTKGAIIALGGEGRDGLFFEPTILTNVTDDMVCMYEETFGPVMPISTFSTEEEAIRRANDSIYGLAAYVFTENISRGIRITDKLEYGIIGLNDGLPSTPQAPFGGFKQSGLGREGGHHGIDEYLEVKYISLGL
- a CDS encoding anti sigma factor C-terminal domain-containing protein, translating into MANELNKDSIEESQDAMLQNMQMMLKKNKRLAEKLLGTEILQKRYDYLNDHGFQAYGAVVTGPVKELLKLRELEGIHSVLLGEMTYWNWNKR